From a single Chloracidobacterium thermophilum B genomic region:
- a CDS encoding ribonucleoside-diphosphate reductase subunit alpha yields MNESAAARQTESIPSSMRVRKRNGSYEPVDVNKIIRAVGRCCTGLTNIDAYRVATKTIGGLYDGATTAELDQLSINTAASLIVEEPEYSRLAARLLATYIHKEVRNQNIYSFSQSITAGYDLGLINDRVRNFVSENRRKLDEAICDERDQAFEYFGLRTVYDRYLLKHPTSRAVLETPQYFFLRVASGLAQTVAEAIELYQLLSSLEYMASTPTLFNAGTRHEQLSSCFLLDSPEDDLAAIYQKYTDVALLSKFAGGIGLAYHRVRSKGSLIRGTNGHSNGIVPWLKTLDSSVAAVNQGGKRKGACCVYLEPWHADIEDFLELRDNTGDEARRTYNLNLANWIPDLFMKRVEEDGPWSLFDPKLVPHLPDLYGEEFEAAYLKAESEKLYTRQIRARDLYQRMMRTLAQTGNGWMTFKDAANRKCNQTAQPGRVVHLSNLCTEIIEVTSPTETAVCNLGSLNLARHVTDGRFDFEKLARNVRIAVRQLDRVIDINFYPIPSTAASNRRWRPIGLGLMGLQDVFFQLRLPFDSPEALELSTRIQEEVYYHALAASCDLAEVHGPHPAFPETRAAQGILQFDLWGVTPPDPERWKALRERIRATGLRNSLLIAIAPTATIASICGCYEAIEPQVSNLFKRETLSGDFLQINRYLVEDLKRLGLWNEDIRTQIKLADGSIQGIAAIPEDLRRLYRTAWELPMRALIDMAAARGAYIDQSQSLNLFMESPSIGKLSSMYMYAWKKGLKTTYYLRSRPATTIAKATVAPTAAGTGGNGPGAPQPTPSDDAALACSLANPESCEACQ; encoded by the coding sequence ATGAACGAATCCGCTGCTGCCCGCCAAACCGAGAGCATTCCTTCGAGCATGCGTGTCAGAAAACGCAATGGCAGCTACGAGCCGGTGGATGTCAACAAGATCATCCGCGCCGTCGGACGGTGCTGTACCGGGCTGACGAATATAGACGCCTACCGGGTGGCGACCAAGACCATCGGTGGACTGTACGATGGGGCCACTACGGCCGAACTTGACCAGCTTTCCATCAACACGGCCGCCTCGCTCATCGTCGAGGAGCCGGAGTATTCCCGCCTCGCGGCCCGGTTGCTGGCGACCTACATTCACAAGGAAGTCCGCAACCAGAACATTTATTCCTTTTCGCAATCCATCACTGCCGGTTACGACCTCGGTCTCATCAATGACCGCGTTCGCAACTTCGTCAGCGAGAACCGGCGCAAGCTCGACGAAGCCATCTGCGACGAGCGCGATCAGGCGTTTGAATACTTCGGTCTGCGCACCGTCTATGACCGCTACCTGCTCAAGCATCCCACCTCGCGCGCGGTCCTTGAGACGCCCCAGTATTTCTTCCTGCGCGTGGCCAGCGGGCTGGCGCAAACGGTGGCCGAAGCCATTGAGCTGTATCAGTTGCTGTCCTCGCTGGAATACATGGCCAGCACCCCGACGCTGTTCAATGCCGGCACGCGCCACGAGCAGCTTTCTTCCTGTTTCCTGCTCGACTCGCCGGAAGATGACCTGGCGGCGATTTACCAGAAATATACGGATGTGGCGCTGCTGTCGAAGTTTGCCGGCGGCATCGGGCTGGCCTATCACCGCGTCCGGTCGAAAGGGTCGCTCATCCGGGGCACGAACGGGCACTCCAACGGCATTGTCCCGTGGCTCAAAACGTTGGATTCCTCGGTCGCAGCCGTCAATCAGGGCGGAAAGCGCAAGGGGGCCTGCTGCGTCTATCTCGAACCCTGGCACGCCGACATCGAAGACTTCCTCGAACTGCGTGACAACACGGGGGATGAAGCTCGCCGTACCTACAACCTCAATCTGGCCAACTGGATTCCCGACCTCTTCATGAAGCGCGTTGAGGAAGACGGCCCGTGGTCACTGTTTGACCCCAAGCTCGTGCCGCACCTGCCCGACCTCTATGGCGAGGAGTTTGAGGCGGCGTACCTCAAGGCCGAAAGCGAAAAACTCTACACCCGCCAGATACGCGCCCGTGACCTCTACCAGCGGATGATGCGGACGCTGGCGCAGACCGGCAACGGCTGGATGACCTTCAAGGACGCGGCCAACCGCAAGTGCAACCAGACGGCCCAGCCTGGCCGGGTCGTGCATCTGTCCAACCTCTGCACGGAAATCATCGAAGTCACTTCCCCGACCGAAACCGCTGTGTGCAATCTCGGCTCGCTCAACCTCGCCCGGCATGTCACGGACGGCCGGTTTGACTTCGAGAAGCTGGCGCGCAACGTCCGCATCGCGGTTCGCCAACTTGACCGCGTCATTGACATCAACTTCTACCCCATCCCCTCCACCGCCGCATCCAACCGCCGGTGGCGGCCCATCGGATTGGGACTGATGGGCCTGCAGGATGTGTTCTTTCAGCTCCGCCTGCCGTTTGATTCGCCCGAAGCGCTGGAACTCTCCACCCGCATCCAGGAAGAGGTCTATTACCACGCGCTGGCGGCGTCCTGTGACCTGGCCGAAGTGCATGGCCCGCACCCGGCCTTTCCTGAAACCCGCGCGGCCCAGGGCATTCTGCAATTCGATCTGTGGGGCGTTACGCCGCCCGATCCCGAACGCTGGAAGGCCCTGCGCGAGCGCATCCGGGCGACGGGACTGCGCAACAGCCTGCTCATCGCCATTGCGCCAACGGCCACCATTGCCTCAATCTGCGGCTGCTACGAAGCCATCGAGCCACAAGTGTCCAATCTCTTCAAACGCGAGACGCTTTCGGGCGACTTCCTGCAAATCAACCGCTACCTTGTGGAAGACCTCAAGCGGCTGGGGCTGTGGAACGAAGACATCCGTACCCAGATCAAGCTGGCCGATGGCTCCATTCAGGGCATTGCCGCGATTCCCGAAGACCTCCGGCGGCTGTACCGCACGGCTTGGGAACTGCCCATGCGGGCGCTCATTGATATGGCTGCCGCACGGGGGGCCTACATTGACCAGTCCCAGTCACTCAACCTGTTTATGGAATCGCCCAGCATCGGCAAGCTGTCTTCGATGTACATGTACGCTTGGAAGAAGGGCCTCAAAACGACCTACTACCTGCGCTCGCGTCCGGCAACGACCATTGCCAAGGCAACCGTCGCGCCGACCGCGGCCGGTACGGGCGGGAATGGCCCCGGCGCGCCACAACCCACCCCATCGGACGATGCGGCGCTGGCCTGTTCGCTGGCCAACCCGGAAAGCTGTGAAGCCTGCCAGTAA